Proteins found in one Primulina eburnea isolate SZY01 chromosome 16, ASM2296580v1, whole genome shotgun sequence genomic segment:
- the LOC140817454 gene encoding uncharacterized protein isoform X1 — protein MCTINLFPYMGTRLGSSEELITEFCRECWIVRKGLAGDLKKAMKDGKPIIIEGIHLDPSIYLMDDKNKSPSASPAIGKEKGSEKSKNGIPAQKNHSDPCGRQPEKNSCPQVGSAGKTESAMDMVSDSLKSVDISGNTPNDEGGTVKASDAIEDLLNKKDKAGTESSDEE, from the exons ATG TGCACCATTAATCTTTTCCCCTATATGGGCACGAGACTTGGCTCATCTGAGGAACTAATAACTGAATTTTGTAGAGAATGCTGGATTGTTCGTAAAG GTTTGGCTGGTGATTTAAAGAAAGCAATGAAGGATGGAAAGCCAATCATAATTGAA GGAATACATTTGGATCCTAGCATATACTTAATGgatgataaaaataaatcacCATCAGCGTCTCCAGCAATAGGCAAAGAGAAAGGTtcagaaaaaagtaaaaatgGAATCCCAGCTCAGAAGAATCATAGTGATCCATGTGGTCGTCAACCCGAAAAAAATTCCTGTCCTCAGGTCGGTAGCGCAGGGAAAACAGAGTCTGCCATGGATATGGTTTCAGATTCTCTAAAATCTGTGGATATAAGTGGTAACACTCCTAATGATGAAG GTGGAACTGTGAAAGCATCTGATGCAATTGAGGATCTTCTTAATAAAAAAGACAAGGCTGGTACTGAATCTTCTGATGAGGAGTGA
- the LOC140817454 gene encoding uncharacterized protein isoform X4, whose amino-acid sequence MSYYGQQHSLAGDLKKAMKDGKPIIIEGIHLDPSIYLMDDKNKSPSASPAIGKEKGSEKSKNGIPAQKNHSDPCGRQPEKNSCPQVGSAGKTESAMDMVSDSLKSVDISGNTPNDEGGTVKASDAIEDLLNKKDKAGTESSDEE is encoded by the exons ATGAGTTACTACGGACAGCAACATA GTTTGGCTGGTGATTTAAAGAAAGCAATGAAGGATGGAAAGCCAATCATAATTGAA GGAATACATTTGGATCCTAGCATATACTTAATGgatgataaaaataaatcacCATCAGCGTCTCCAGCAATAGGCAAAGAGAAAGGTtcagaaaaaagtaaaaatgGAATCCCAGCTCAGAAGAATCATAGTGATCCATGTGGTCGTCAACCCGAAAAAAATTCCTGTCCTCAGGTCGGTAGCGCAGGGAAAACAGAGTCTGCCATGGATATGGTTTCAGATTCTCTAAAATCTGTGGATATAAGTGGTAACACTCCTAATGATGAAG GTGGAACTGTGAAAGCATCTGATGCAATTGAGGATCTTCTTAATAAAAAAGACAAGGCTGGTACTGAATCTTCTGATGAGGAGTGA
- the LOC140817454 gene encoding uncharacterized protein isoform X2 → MGTRLGSSEELITEFCRECWIVRKGLAGDLKKAMKDGKPIIIEGIHLDPSIYLMDDKNKSPSASPAIGKEKGSEKSKNGIPAQKNHSDPCGRQPEKNSCPQVGSAGKTESAMDMVSDSLKSVDISGNTPNDEGGTVKASDAIEDLLNKKDKAGTESSDEE, encoded by the exons ATGGGCACGAGACTTGGCTCATCTGAGGAACTAATAACTGAATTTTGTAGAGAATGCTGGATTGTTCGTAAAG GTTTGGCTGGTGATTTAAAGAAAGCAATGAAGGATGGAAAGCCAATCATAATTGAA GGAATACATTTGGATCCTAGCATATACTTAATGgatgataaaaataaatcacCATCAGCGTCTCCAGCAATAGGCAAAGAGAAAGGTtcagaaaaaagtaaaaatgGAATCCCAGCTCAGAAGAATCATAGTGATCCATGTGGTCGTCAACCCGAAAAAAATTCCTGTCCTCAGGTCGGTAGCGCAGGGAAAACAGAGTCTGCCATGGATATGGTTTCAGATTCTCTAAAATCTGTGGATATAAGTGGTAACACTCCTAATGATGAAG GTGGAACTGTGAAAGCATCTGATGCAATTGAGGATCTTCTTAATAAAAAAGACAAGGCTGGTACTGAATCTTCTGATGAGGAGTGA
- the LOC140816136 gene encoding uncharacterized protein yields the protein MGELEENQGGNPMEEEIDEAVGDGEEMAGRPPRNNRNPHGANQNENPPSPPRVNLSQEDMMAIDTIVLTTLQGTAFDGNSNPEVSHSWLKNVETQLHLLEIPEELRVEVVTQFLEDWACKWWETVSTSLAEIEQITWKICRREFLKKYYPAEFRLQKLNGYENERRNRHQAREEGRNNKKTFISQSAQRGPKFKRPNHSSAPSKGNFNNVVNKEGKWFHNCRKNHVEECYIETGVCFKCGKLGHWIKEYPENKVKGTGPKKPNENKTNARVYAITQEEVDNTNDVVAGMVLLNELPAYALFGRGANHSFVSKRFAQKLKLEHETLSEPLRVATPDSKTIKTHMVYQNYWLDKHHAMVDCQNTYVKLQTPNKKEIIYHGKSNVRKFLLFASQTWIAIKCSEEIYLAMISKVREEAALKLEDIPVVQKFPDVFPEDMSCAILNREVEFEINLVSGAAPISKAPYRMASLELKDLKDQLQELLNKKQIRPSVCGALSS from the exons ATGGGTGAACTCGAAGAAAACCAAGGAGGAAACCCTATGGAAGAAGAAATCGATGAAGCCGTAGGGGATGGTGAA GAAATGGCGGGAAGACCACCCAGAAACAATCGTAACCCACACGGCGCCAATCAAAACGAAAATCCACCGTCACCACCGAGGGTGAATCTTAGCCAAGAAGATATGATGGCAATAGATACTATAGTACTTACAACCCTACAAGGAACTG CCTTTGATGGGAATTCTAATCCAGAAGTCAGTCATAGCTGGCTTAAGAATGTTGAAACCCAACTCCATTTGCTGGAAATACCTGAAGAGCTTAGAGTTGAAGTAGTGACACAATTTCTTGAAGATTGGGCATGCAAGTGGTGGGAAACGGTATCAACATCCTTGGCTGAGATTGAGCAGATCACATGGAAAATTTGCAGAAGGGAATTTTTGAAGAAATACTACCCAGCAGAATTTCGTCTGCAAAA ACTTAACGGTTACGAAAATGAGCGCAGAAACAGACATCAAGCACGTGAAGAGGGAAGAAATAACAAGAAGACCTTCATTAGTCAGTCTGCTCAGAGGGGCCCCAAATTCAAAAGGCCAAACCATTCAAGTGCCCCCTCCAAGGGAAACTTTAACAATGTTGTCAACAAGGAAGGAAAGTGGTTTCATAATTGTCGGAAAAATCATGTCGAAGAATGTTATATAGAGACGGGAGTTTGCTTCAAATGTGGGAAATTGGGACATTGGATTAAAGAGTATCCTGAGAACAAAGTTAAAGGGACTGGACCAAAAAAACCAAATGAAAATAAGACTAACGCTCGAGTGTATGCAATAACTCAAGAAGAAGTGGATAATACCAATGATGTGGTGGCAGGTATGGTTTTACTCAATGAACTACCTGCTTATGCTTTGTTTGGTCGTGGTGCTAATCACTCATTCGTGTCTAAACGATTTGCTCAAAAGCTAAAACTTGAGCATGAAACTCTTAGTGAACCGTTAAGAGTTGCAACACCTGATAGCAAAACAATTAAAACCCATATGGTATACCAGAACT ACTGGTTAGATAAACACCATGCCATGGTAGATTGTCAAAACACATATGTCAAACTTCAGACtccaaataaaaaagaaataatatatcATGGGAAGTCCAATGTCCGGAAATTTCTTCTATTTGCGTCACAAACATGGATAGCCATAAAATGCAGTGAAGAAATTTACCTGGCAATGATCAGCAAAGTCAGAGAAGAAGCTGCCCTAAAGTTGGAGGATATTCCAGTCGTTCAAAAATTTccagatgtttttcccgaggacaTGTCGTGTGCGATACTAAATAGAGAAGTggaatttgaaattaatttggtCTCTGGTGCTGCACCAATTTCaaaggcaccataccgaatggcgtCACTAGAACTAAAAGATTTAAAGGATCAACTTCAGGAATTATTGAACAAGAAGCAAATCCGACCTAGTgtatgtggggcccttagctcctaa
- the LOC140816135 gene encoding uncharacterized protein — protein MRQRRWIELLKDYDLSINNHPGKANKVADALSRKKIGKIKEQIQEGKSQEFQTDENGVLWMKGRLCVPDIDGIREEVISEAHKSKFSIHPGRTKMYRDLEKNYWWNGMKKDVAIFVSK, from the exons atgaggcaaagaaggtggATTGAACTTCTGAAAGATTACGATTTATCGATCAATAACCATCCAGGTAAGGCAAATAAGgtagcagatgctttgagccgaAAGAAGATTGGGAAG ATTAAGGAACAAATTCAAGAAGGAAAAAGTCAAGAATTCCAGACCGATGAGAATGGTGTTCTTTGGATGAAGGGACGTTTGTGTGTTCCAGACATCGATGGGATTCGGGAAGAAGTAATTTCCGAGGCACATAAGTCGAAATTTTCAATACACCCAGGACGCACCAAGATGTACCGAGATTTGGAAAAGAATTATTggtggaatggaatgaagaaagacgtagCTATTTTTGTTTCCAAGTGA
- the LOC140817454 gene encoding uncharacterized protein isoform X3, whose translation MLELLIWLCSGVLIKLHCKGSSEGPLLEMGKGIHLDPSIYLMDDKNKSPSASPAIGKEKGSEKSKNGIPAQKNHSDPCGRQPEKNSCPQVGSAGKTESAMDMVSDSLKSVDISGNTPNDEGGTVKASDAIEDLLNKKDKAGTESSDEE comes from the exons ATGCTGGAATTACTTATTTGGTTATGTTCTGGTGTGTTAATCAAACTCCATTGTAAAGGAAGTAGCGAAGGTCCATTACTAGAAATGGGAAAG GGAATACATTTGGATCCTAGCATATACTTAATGgatgataaaaataaatcacCATCAGCGTCTCCAGCAATAGGCAAAGAGAAAGGTtcagaaaaaagtaaaaatgGAATCCCAGCTCAGAAGAATCATAGTGATCCATGTGGTCGTCAACCCGAAAAAAATTCCTGTCCTCAGGTCGGTAGCGCAGGGAAAACAGAGTCTGCCATGGATATGGTTTCAGATTCTCTAAAATCTGTGGATATAAGTGGTAACACTCCTAATGATGAAG GTGGAACTGTGAAAGCATCTGATGCAATTGAGGATCTTCTTAATAAAAAAGACAAGGCTGGTACTGAATCTTCTGATGAGGAGTGA